The genomic stretch GGTCATTACCTTCCACTCGCTAGAAGACAGAATTTGCAAAACCACTTTTAAAGAAAAGTCGTCGCTTCCGGAACTTCCTCCGGGACTTCCTGTTATACCGGAAGAGTTTGAACCGGAGCTGAAGCTCATCACACGAAAACCGATTACGGCATCTCAAGAAGAGCTTGAAGAGAACAACCGGGCTCGTTCTGCCAAGCTTCGGATTGCTGAAAAAAGAAAATAACGAAACGCGAACGCAAAATTAAAAGGAGGTCATCAGCCTATGAGCAATTTAGCTTACCAACCAGAGAAACAGCAGCGGCATGCGATCAGTCCTGAGAAAAAAGTGATTGTCAAGAAAAGGGCTTCCATTACTCTCGGAGAAAAAGTGCTTCTTGTCCTCTTTGCTGCGGCGGTGCTCAGCGTATCGCTTTTGATCGTATCGAAGGCGTATGCGGCATATCAAACCAATATTGAGGTGCAAAAGCTTGAGGAGCAAATTTCATCCGAAAATAAGCAAATTGGTGACCTCGAAAAAAGCGTTGCTGATTTAAGCAAACCGCAGCGCATTATGGACATTGCGAAAAAGAACGGCTTGAATTTAAAAGATAAAAAAGTGAAAAACATACAGGAATGATTCAAATGCCAAAAAAGAATAAATTTATGAATAGAGGAGCAGCGATTCTAAGTATTTGTTTCGCTCTCTTTTTCTTTGTCATCCTGGGGAGAATGGCATATATTCAAATAACCGGAAAAGCGAACGGCGAAGTGCTTGCGACAAAAGCGACAGAGCAGCATGAAAAGAAACGGACCATCGAAGCGAGCCGCGGCTCGATTTTAGACCGAAAAGGAAAAGTCATTGCAGAGGACACAGCGACGTATAAACTGATTGCGATTCTCGATAAAAAAATGACCACTGATGTCAAGCATCCTCAGCATGTTGTAAACAAAGAAAAAACGGCGGAAGCATTGTCTAAAGTGATAAACTTGGACAAGGCCGACATCCTTGATATCTTAAATAAAGATGCAAAACAAGTCGAGTTTGGCTCAGCTGGCCGGGATATTACGTATTCACAAAAGCAAAAAATCGAAAAAATGAAACTCCCGGGCATTTCATTTTTACGGGATACAAAACGCTACTATCCAAACGGAGTATTTGCATCTAATCTAATCGGCTATGCCGAGGTTGATGAAGAAACAAATGAAATTTCCGGCGCGATGGGATTAGAAAAAGTGCTGGATAAGTATTTGAAGGAGCGGGACGGATATGTGACATATGAAAGCGACAAATCCGGCTGGGAGCTCCCGAACAGCAAAAATAAAATTACAGCGCCAAAAAATGGTGACAATGTATATTTAACCATTGACCAGAAAATTCAAACCTTTTTGGAAGACAGCATGACAAAAGTGGCGCAAAAGTATAATCCGAAAAAAATCATGGCCGCAGTCGTTGATCCGAAAACGGGCAAAGTCCTTGCCATGGGACAGCGCCCAAGCTTTGATCCGAACAAGCGCGATGTGACAAACTACTATAATGATTTGATTTCATATGCGTATGAACCCGGGTCCACGATGAAGATCTTTACACTCGCTGCTGCGATGCAGGAAAACGTGTTTAATGCGAACGAAAAATATAAATCAGGGACATTTGAAGTTGGCGGAGCACCTGTTAAGGATCACAATAACGGTGTAGGCTGGGGTCCGACAACATATCATGACGGCGTCCTAAGGTCGTCGAATGTCGCTTTTGCGAAACTGGCGAAAGAAAAGCTGGGATATGACCGCCTCAATCAATATTTGCACAAATTCAATTTTTACCAGAAAACAGGTATTGATTTGCCAGGAGAAGTCTCCAGCAAAATCAACTTTAAATATGAATTTGATAAGGCGTCAACTGCATATGGCCAAGCGTCTGCGGTCACACCAATTCAGCAGATTCAGGCCGCAACGGCAATTGCAAATGACGGTAAAATGATGAAACCTTATGTCATTGACCATATCGTTGACCCTGATAAAGATAAAACTATTTATCAAAATAAGCCGGAATCAGCCGGAACTCCAATTTCTGCAAGTACTGCGAAAAAGGTGCGGGATATATTAGGAGAAGTCGTTACATCGAAGATCGGAACAGGGCAAGCTTATAAAATCGAAGGTTTTGATGTTGCCGGGAAAACAGGTACTGCGCAAATAGCCGGTAAAGGCGGATATTTAGACGGCACAGATAACTATATCTTTTCGTTTATGGGTATGGCGCCAAAAGATGATCCTGAGCTTTTAATTTATGTTGCTGTACAGCAGCCGCAACTAAAAGCAGGACAAAGCAGTTCAGATCCAGTATCAGAAATCTTCAATCCAACAATGAAAAATAGCCTGCACTACCTAAACATCGAACCAACTGAAAAATCTGACTCAGATAAGGAAGAAACAAAAGCGCAGACAATGCCTGATTTAACAGATCAAACGGTAGCTGCTGCTCAAAAGAAAGCAAAAGAGGAGAATCTCACACCAATTGTCATCGGCAGTGATGTCGCTGTAAAAGAACAGTATCCGAAAGCGGATGAGGAAGTTCTCACCAATCAAAAGGTCTTCCTGAAAACGGGCGGCAAAATCAAAATGCCTGATATGACAGGCTGGTCGAGAAGAGAGGTTCTGCAGTACGGCGAGCTCGCGGGAATTCATATTGAAGTAAGCGGACAAGGCTACGCTGTCAGCCAAAGTGTTAAGAAAGACAAAGAAATCAAAGACAAAACCGTAATCAAGGTTAAGTTTAAAAATCCTGATTAAAAAGAAAGCCGTCGTTATGCAGGCTTTCTTTTTTTATGCCTTCAGAGGAGCATCGTTCTACCTGTCCAAATTCAGGCATAAAATGAAACAAGCCTAAATAAGGAGTGAACGGTCTCTTGCGCGTCTCGAATGTAACGGTTAGAAAACGTTTATTATTTGTTTTGCTTTTTGGCGTGATCGTGTTTCTGATCATTGATACAAGGCTGGGGTATGTTCAGTTTGTGATGGGCGAAAAACTGACTTCGCTAGCGAAAGATTCCTGGAGCCGGAACTTGCCGTTTGAGCCGGAGAGAGGCGAGATTCTGGATCGGAATGGTGTGAAGCTCGCAACAAATAAAAGTGCGCCGACCGTATTCGTCGTGCCGCGCCAAGTTCAGAATCCGATGAAAACGAGCAAGCAGCTTGCGGCGGTGCTCAATATGTCAGAAGAAAAAGTATATAAACATGTGACAAAAAAAGCGTCAATCGAAAAGATCACTCCTGAAGGGAGAAAAATTTCAAATGAGAAGGCGAAAGAAATCAAAGCGCTTGATTTAAAAGGTGTGTATGTTGCGGAGGACAGTATCCGTCATTACCCGTTCGGCAGCTTTTTATCTCATGTGCTTGGATTTGCAGGAATTGACAACCAAGGGCTCCTTGGACTTGAAGCCTATTACGACGATGATTTAAAAGGGGAAAAAGGTTCTGTTAAGTTTTATACAGATGCCAAGGGGAAGAAGATGCCTGATGAAGCGGATGACTATACGCCGCCTAAGGATGGGCTTGATATGAAGCTGACAGTTGATTCAAAGGTTCAGACGATAATGGAAAGAGAGCTTGATAACGCTGAGGCCAAATATCATCCGGACGGCATGATTGCCGTAGCCATGAATCCGAAAAACGGAGAAATTTTGGGGATGTCTAGCAGGCCTGACTTCGACCCTGCTGATTACCAATCTGTTGATCCGTCCGTCTACAATCGAAATCTGCCAGTATGGAGCACGTATGAACCGGGATCTACCTTTAAAATTATTACACTTGCAGCAGCCCTTGAAGAGCAAAAAGTAAATTTGAAACGGGATCAATTTTATGATAAAGGGCATGCTGAAGTGGACGGAGCGAGACTGCGGTGCTGGAAAAGAGGCGGGCACGGGCTGCAGACGTATCTGGAAGTTGTGCAGAACTCCTGCAACCCGGGGTTTGTTGAATTAGGCGAGCGCTTAGGAAAGGAAAAGCTTTTCAAATATATCAAAGACTTTGGTTTTGGACAAAAAACGGGGATTGATCTCCAAGGCGAGGGAACAGGCATCTTATTCCCGCTTGAGAGAGTGGGCCCGGTGGAGCAAGCAACTACGGCTTTCGGACAGGGAGTATCCGTCACGCCGATTCAGCAGGTTGCAGCAGTATCCGCCGCTGTAAACGGAGGAACGCTCTATACACCTTATATTGCAAAGGAATGGATCGATCCTGTTACGAAGAAAACGGTCAAAAAACAATCACCAATCGCAAAGAAACAAGTCATTTCTGAGGAAACATCCAAACAAATCCGCTATGCTCTAGAAAGCGTCGTCGCAGAAGGAACCGGCCGCAATGCATTTGTAGAAGGATATCGTGTCGGAGGAAAAACGGGAACTGCACAAAAGGTTAAAGATGGAAAATATCTTGAAAACAACCATATTGTATCATTTATCGGTTTCGCGCCAGCAGATGATCCGAGTCTAGTCGTCTACGTTGCGGTGGATAACCCGAAAGGCACGATTCAGTTTGGCGGAACGGTGGCAGCGCCTATTGTCGGAAATATTATGAGAGACAGTCTGCCGGAACTTGGTGTGAAGCCCCGGAAAAATCAAATCGAGAAAAAATACCAATGGAACGACACAAAAACAATAGAAGTTCCGAATGTTGTAGGGATGTCTGTCTCAGATCTTGAGTCACTATTGGTGAATCTCAATGTGGATGCTTCCGGGAAAGGGAGCAAAATCGTTAAACAATCGCCAGCTGCCGGAACGAAAGTAAAAGAAGGCTCAAAGATACGCGTGTATTTGACTGAAGAAGATGAAAAGGAGGCAGCCGATTGATTCGGGCTGCCTATTCTTTTATTGCAGAAAAAATGCTGATATCTTTCAAGATTAGCTGGATGTATCCTTTTATTTACGCTAAAATATGAACTGTATGCTTAAAATCATTACCACATCATTTGATGTGACTTCAATGATAAAAAGAACGAATTAGAATGTTGAGAGGTTTGATACGATGAAACTTACAAAGCTGCTTACATACTTAACAACCGAACCTTCTGTAAACGACTCACAAGACCCTGAAATAACTTCAATTGAGATGGACTCCAGGGAAGTAAAGAAAGGGAGTCTTTTTGTATGTGTAAAAGGGTATACGGTGGATGGCCACGATTTTGCGCAAAAAGCAGTAGAAAACGGTGCAGCGGCTATTGTGGCAGAAAGAGAGGTCGATGTGAATGTTCCTGTTATTATTGTCCGGCAGTCACTTCGCGCGCTCAGCGTTTTGTCTGATGCGTTTTACGGACAGCCGACGAAGAAGCTTCAGCTGATTGGGATAACAGGGACAAACGGCAAAACATCAACGACCCACATGGTCGATGAGATTCTGAAAAAAGCGGGAAAACGCACAGGCTTGATCGGTACAATGTACATGAAAATCGGAGACGAAACACTTCCTGTTAAAAACACGACTCCGGAAAGCGTCACGCTGCAGAAAACGTTTAAGAAAATGAATGACAAGCACGTTGACACTGCAATCATGGAGGTTTCTTCCCACGCTTTGTCTTTAGGACGCGTCCATGGCTGTGATTAT from Bacillus subtilis subsp. subtilis str. 168 encodes the following:
- the ftsL gene encoding cell-division protein (Evidence 1a: Function from experimental evidences in the studied strain; PubMedId: 10792716, 10844672, 11994149, 16549676, 16936019, 17020588, 22720735; Product type cp: cell process), which produces MSNLAYQPEKQQRHAISPEKKVIVKKRASITLGEKVLLVLFAAAVLSVSLLIVSKAYAAYQTNIEVQKLEEQISSENKQIGDLEKSVADLSKPQRIMDIAKKNGLNLKDKKVKNIQE
- the pbpB gene encoding penicillin-binding protein 2B (Evidence 1a: Function from experimental evidences in the studied strain; PubMedId: 8636036, 10411726, 12682299, 14731276; Product type cp: cell process), whose product is MIQMPKKNKFMNRGAAILSICFALFFFVILGRMAYIQITGKANGEVLATKATEQHEKKRTIEASRGSILDRKGKVIAEDTATYKLIAILDKKMTTDVKHPQHVVNKEKTAEALSKVINLDKADILDILNKDAKQVEFGSAGRDITYSQKQKIEKMKLPGISFLRDTKRYYPNGVFASNLIGYAEVDEETNEISGAMGLEKVLDKYLKERDGYVTYESDKSGWELPNSKNKITAPKNGDNVYLTIDQKIQTFLEDSMTKVAQKYNPKKIMAAVVDPKTGKVLAMGQRPSFDPNKRDVTNYYNDLISYAYEPGSTMKIFTLAAAMQENVFNANEKYKSGTFEVGGAPVKDHNNGVGWGPTTYHDGVLRSSNVAFAKLAKEKLGYDRLNQYLHKFNFYQKTGIDLPGEVSSKINFKYEFDKASTAYGQASAVTPIQQIQAATAIANDGKMMKPYVIDHIVDPDKDKTIYQNKPESAGTPISASTAKKVRDILGEVVTSKIGTGQAYKIEGFDVAGKTGTAQIAGKGGYLDGTDNYIFSFMGMAPKDDPELLIYVAVQQPQLKAGQSSSDPVSEIFNPTMKNSLHYLNIEPTEKSDSDKEETKAQTMPDLTDQTVAAAQKKAKEENLTPIVIGSDVAVKEQYPKADEEVLTNQKVFLKTGGKIKMPDMTGWSRREVLQYGELAGIHIEVSGQGYAVSQSVKKDKEIKDKTVIKVKFKNPD
- the spoVD gene encoding transpeptidase penicillin-binding protein (Evidence 1a: Function from experimental evidences in the studied strain; PubMedId: 8244929, 8289242, 9006059, 28383125; Product type cp: cell process) — translated: MRVSNVTVRKRLLFVLLFGVIVFLIIDTRLGYVQFVMGEKLTSLAKDSWSRNLPFEPERGEILDRNGVKLATNKSAPTVFVVPRQVQNPMKTSKQLAAVLNMSEEKVYKHVTKKASIEKITPEGRKISNEKAKEIKALDLKGVYVAEDSIRHYPFGSFLSHVLGFAGIDNQGLLGLEAYYDDDLKGEKGSVKFYTDAKGKKMPDEADDYTPPKDGLDMKLTVDSKVQTIMERELDNAEAKYHPDGMIAVAMNPKNGEILGMSSRPDFDPADYQSVDPSVYNRNLPVWSTYEPGSTFKIITLAAALEEQKVNLKRDQFYDKGHAEVDGARLRCWKRGGHGLQTYLEVVQNSCNPGFVELGERLGKEKLFKYIKDFGFGQKTGIDLQGEGTGILFPLERVGPVEQATTAFGQGVSVTPIQQVAAVSAAVNGGTLYTPYIAKEWIDPVTKKTVKKQSPIAKKQVISEETSKQIRYALESVVAEGTGRNAFVEGYRVGGKTGTAQKVKDGKYLENNHIVSFIGFAPADDPSLVVYVAVDNPKGTIQFGGTVAAPIVGNIMRDSLPELGVKPRKNQIEKKYQWNDTKTIEVPNVVGMSVSDLESLLVNLNVDASGKGSKIVKQSPAAGTKVKEGSKIRVYLTEEDEKEAAD